The genomic window GGCATCTCGCAGACCGGCCCCCGAGCTCCGATGAGCTTCTGGAGGCGCACGGTCGCTGGTACCACCACGCCCTGGACTGCTTTGGCGCGGATCGCTGCATGTTTGAGAGCAATTTCCCGGTGGATCGACTGTCCCTGTCCTACGCGGTCTACTACAACGCCATGAAAAAACTGGCGGCAGACTTTTCCGCGGCGGAGAAAAACGCTCTGTTTGCCGATACGGCGCGAAAGGTCTATCGACTCCCCGAGGGATAAATCCATAGCCCGGATAATCGCCGCGTCCGTCACTCAAAAAGGGAATAGCCATGAACCGGGATCCGTCCACACAAACCGCCGACCTACTTAAAAGCCCCCGGCGGCGAATCATCGATCTCTCCATTCCCATTGAGAATGATATCGCCTCGGATCCCGAGCCTTTTCGCCCCCAGGTGACCTATCACCGGCACGATGGCACCCACGATCAGCTCATGCCGTTTTTCCCGGGGTTGGAAAAAAGCGACCTCCCGGACGGCGAGGCCTGGGCCGTTGAGGAAGTGCAGCTCAACACCCACAACGGCACGCATATGGATGCGCCCTGGCACTACCACTCCACCATGGACGGCGGCGATCCGGCCTGGACCATCGATCAGGCCCCCCTGGACTGGTGCTTCCGCGCCGGGGTGAAACTGGATTTCCGGCATTTTGCCGACGGCTATGTCGCCACCGCCGCCGACGTGGAGAAGGAGCTCGCCCGCATTGACCACGAGCTTCAGCCCCTGGACATCGTCGTGGTCAACACCAGCGCCGGTGCTGCCTATGGCGAACCGGACTATATCCATCGCGGCTGCGGCATGGGCCGCGAAGCCACGCTTTATCTTACGGAGCGGGGCGTGCGCGTGGTGGGCACCGATGCCTGGTCCTGGGATGCGCCTTTCCTGCACACGGCGCGGAAGTTTGCGGAGTCTAAGGACCCCTCGATTATCTGGGAGGGGCACAAAGCAGGCCGCGATATTGGCTACTTCCAGATGGAGAAGCTGCACCAACTGGAAGCCTTACCCAGTCACGGTTTCGAGATTTGCTGCTTCCCCGTAAAGATCAAGGGAGCATCCGCGGGCTGGACCCGCGCCGTGGCTATTTTAGGGGGCGACGGCTAAAGGCTCGCGCCCTACTATCAACCCAAGTCGGCCCGCCCTCACCTTCGCCTTTGCAGAGGGTCTGCTCAGAGCCCCTCACCAAAGCACCTGTAAACTATTTACGTTTTACAGGTGAGACCGCCCAAGATTTTCCTATAAAAAACAGTAACTAAGCCGACAATTTAGTAGTGCTTTGCTATGGAAAGGTGAGCCTGAAGCCGTTAAAATAGATCGCAGGTGACGTCATGGCCCTCAACAGGCGTGAACGTCGCGATAAACCAATAAAAGCGATAACAGCGGTAACCCAGCAAGCTTATGCACACTTATGCATTTCCGAGGCAGCTAATTAAGTACACCACGCTCGATTCTTTTGAACCGCGGCGCTTTTGGTGTGGCTGTTTGCCAGCTCCGATTTGAGAGCCCGAAAATAAATTCTCTGAAAAACCTCGCAAGATACTAAAAAAAGGACGCCACAAATGAACGCAAGAAACCCTTCCATGCACCATGCTCGATCACCGTTGGCTCTCGCACTCTATGCGACCATCGCATGTAGCAGCGGAAATGCCATTGCCCAAGAAGGCGGACCGCGCCTTCTCGAGGAAGTCGTCGTTTTCGCTCAGAAGCGTGAGCAGTCAATCCTCGATGTTCCTGTATCTGTTTCATCCTATGGCGAAGAAGCTCTCGACCGCGCACAGTTGCGTGACCTCTCAGAGCTACAGCAAGTTGCACCGAGCCTGGTGTTCAACAGCTCTACGGGCGCGACCCAATCCATCCTGACCATCCGCGGCATCGGAACGGCCGGCCAGAATTCCGGCCTTGAGCAGTCCGTAGGCGTGTTTATCGACAATGTCTATCGCGGCAGGCCCGGCGCAGCTCTGGGCGACTTTGTTGATCTGGAGTCCATAGAGGTCCTGCGCGGACCACAGGGAACTTTGTTTGGTCGCAACACCTCTGCCGGTGTTATCAACGTACGCTCAAAGGCACCGGAGCACGAATTCGGTGGAAATCTGCAAGCCGGCATTGGCGACTACGGTTACACTCAGCTACGCGGTAGCCTGACAGGCCCAATTACCGACAACCTTGCCTGGCGCATCGCGGGTACCTGGCAGCAGCGCGACGGCTACATCGAAGACACATTCAGCGGCGAAGAATGGAACGATCGCGACCGCTACTCTGCGCGCGGCCAGCTGCTATGGGATGTAAATGACACAAGCTCACTCCGAGTCATCGTCGACTACACGGAAACTGACGAGCGCTGTTGTGTACCTGTGCAAGTGTTCGACGCCAGCAGTGCCGCACTACTGATCGGCAGTCCCGTTGGCCTCGGCGCTTTGAATCCTGCTTTTGCCAACTTTGCGATTGGAGCCCCTCTGCAGGACGGCACACCGGGCACCACACCCGGCGACCAGGAAGTCGTCTTTTCCGGGACTTATCCGGACATCGACAATTTTGAAGGCTCCCGCACCACCTCGGCAAGCGCGGACGACAGCTTCGAAGACGGAGGCATTTCGGCGGAATTCAAAACTTCGGTGACCGATGACATCGACATGACGGTGATTGGCGCTTATCGTTTCTTCGAAACCAACCCCTATGGCGACATTGATATGCGCACGGCGGATATCTGGCAGGGTGGTCGCGGTCAGGACATCGACGAGACCTCTTTGGAACTTCGCTTTGATGGAACCACAGGCAACGCAGACTGGTCCGTAGGAGCCTACTATTTCGATCAGGACATTGATGCCACAGGACGCTTCGCCTGGGGTGCGGATGCCTCAACCTACCTCGCCTCGGTGGGTATCGCGCGACTGGCCGGAGACGCGGACATCATCGCTGAAGGAGGCTCCATCGCCGACATTCTCGGCTCGGGTCTCATCGACATTGGCAACGCGGCGCCCGGCGGTGCTGCGAACCCGCTGAACTGGCTCCCCACAGCTGGCCTGGAAGGCACCGGTTCTCAGGAAACCGTTGGCTATAACGCCACGAGCTATGCACTGTTTGGACAGGTGACCTTTAATCTGAGTGATCGTCTGAGCTGGACCATCGGTGGTCGTTACTCGGATGAGGAAAAAGACGCAACGTATCTGACGACAGCCAATGACCCCTTCTCGAACCGGGATCTTCGGCAAACGGCGTTAACCGGCACAGACGGCCTGTTTTGGGCACTGCGCCCCTTGCAGGTACATAACGGCTCTCTCCCGGGAGCTGCCAGCTTTGAAGATGATGATTTCTCTGCAACCACTAACCTGAATTACGAAGTAAACGAAAGCGTATCGGTCTACGCGCGCTTCGCTCAGGGTTACAAGGCCGGCGGATTAAATTTGAATGGCACCATTGGTCAGCAGCCGGGCAATCCCACACCGACCTACATTGGCAATGACTTTGAGTCTGAAACCAGTGATAGCTTTGAGGTGGGTGCCAAGTCGTTCCTGCTGGACAACACTCTGCAACTCAATGCGACGGTGTTCTACCAGACCACGGAGAACTTCCAGACCAACTCCTTCGATGGTGCGGGCTTTACGCTGCGTAATGCGGGAGAGATTGAAGGCACCGGTATTGAGCTCGACTACACCTGGATGCCGAATGACAACTGGACTGTCAGCGGGGGTCTGGTGCTTCAGGACATCGAGTACGGAGACTTCACCAATGCGTCAAGCACCATCGCGCAGCAAGAGTTCGCGGGACTCAGAGCTCGGGCGCTGGGCATCGTACCGGATCAGGACCTGACCGGCGAAACACCAAACTTTGTCTCTGACGTGACCTGGGCAGGTAGCGTTGCCTATCGCAAACCGATAAGCGCCGGCCTGGCGTTTAACGGCGCGGTCAGCTGGCGTTATCGCTCTGAGTTCACAACCGGGCAGGACAATGATCCTCTGACAGCTCAGGATGCCTTCACCACGGTGAACGCGACTATCGGTATCGGCGACCTTGACGATCAGTGGCGCCTGGAATTCTGGGGGAAAAATCTGACGGATGAGACGGTAATCAATATCGGCTTTGACACGCCAGCACAAACCGGATCCATGAGCGCTTTTGTCGAGCCACCTCGTATGTATGGAGCAACTTTAAACTACAGCTTCTAATGGACCCTTGGCGTTAAGCAATGCCGGCGGCGCGCAAGCCCGCCGGTTTTTTTGTGCCCGCAACTTTCTCACCAAGCAACCGCCGGGACTGCCATTTGTCATGGCAAAACAATCTCGGGTAACCTGCAGCACCAAAAATGACAGGGGGCTCGACCGTGCCGATACCGGCGAAAGAAGCCATAACGGCATTAGGACCAAACGCGGCCATTGCGGCAACTGACCGTCGTATCATCTTTTTACAAAAGCGCTCAAGTTTGATTCGCAGGCTGGCCGCAATCATCAGTGGCTCCCTGTTACTGGGCGCCCTTACGGCCCAGGCCCTCGACCCCGATCGCCTGCCAAGCCAATACCTCATAGACCGCTATGGTCGCGACTCGGGCCTCCCCTCGGACCGCGTCTGGGTGAGCGAGGAAGGGCCCCGGGGCTACCTGTGGATAGGCACCCAGGGAGGTCTGGCGCGCTTCGATGGCGCGGACTTCAAAACCTTCAATCAGCAAACTCACGAGGCCTTTAATGCCAGCGATATCCGCGCCCTCGAATGGACGCCCGATGGCGATTTGTGGATAGGGACCTATGGCGGAGGCGCCGTATTCATGCGGGGTCGCGAGTTTGAGTCTTTCTCAAAGGATCAGGGACTCATCAGCAACGTGATCTATGACATCCATCGGGCGGTGGACGGCTCTATCTGGTTTGCTACGGATCTCGGGCTCACCCAGCGAACCGGCGGGGAGTTCAGATCCTGGACCGTGGCAGATGGCCTGGCGTCCAATCGTATCTTTGATATCGCCGAAGATTCGGAAGGAAATCTGTGGTTCAGCAGCCTCACCAATGGTGTCAGCTATTTTGATGGCAGCACTTTTCATCGTATCGGTACGGAAGACGGCCTGGATTCCCTGCAGGTGCATATGCTTCGCTGGGACAAGGAGCTTGGCGTTATTGCCGGGACGGACAGCGGTGCAATCTACCAGCTATCTACCGCGGCGCCGCCGGCGCTGCTGCCATCGGCGACGCCCAAGGCCATACAGTCTTCCTTGCTCGATCGAGACGGCAACCGCTGGCTAGGGAGCTACGGTGACGGTGTCTGGCGCCTGAGCGCGGACGGCCGGGAGACGCACTTCCCCCTGGACTCAGGGCACTCCTCGGAGCACATTTTCGATCTTGTGGAGGACGCCCGGGGAAGCCTGTGGGTGGCAACGGGCCATGGCTTGTTCCGAGTCAAAGACAGCCCCTTTCTCGCCCTGGGGAGCGCCGAGGGATTAGCAGATTCTACCTTTGTTGTGACAGCCCAGAGCGATGACACGGTGTGGATCGGCACGGAGCCCGACGGCCTGTTCCGCGTAGAAGCCGATGGCAGCATCTCCCAGCCCTTCC from Congregibacter litoralis KT71 includes these protein-coding regions:
- a CDS encoding cyclase family protein, which gives rise to MNRDPSTQTADLLKSPRRRIIDLSIPIENDIASDPEPFRPQVTYHRHDGTHDQLMPFFPGLEKSDLPDGEAWAVEEVQLNTHNGTHMDAPWHYHSTMDGGDPAWTIDQAPLDWCFRAGVKLDFRHFADGYVATAADVEKELARIDHELQPLDIVVVNTSAGAAYGEPDYIHRGCGMGREATLYLTERGVRVVGTDAWSWDAPFLHTARKFAESKDPSIIWEGHKAGRDIGYFQMEKLHQLEALPSHGFEICCFPVKIKGASAGWTRAVAILGGDG
- a CDS encoding TonB-dependent receptor, with the translated sequence MNARNPSMHHARSPLALALYATIACSSGNAIAQEGGPRLLEEVVVFAQKREQSILDVPVSVSSYGEEALDRAQLRDLSELQQVAPSLVFNSSTGATQSILTIRGIGTAGQNSGLEQSVGVFIDNVYRGRPGAALGDFVDLESIEVLRGPQGTLFGRNTSAGVINVRSKAPEHEFGGNLQAGIGDYGYTQLRGSLTGPITDNLAWRIAGTWQQRDGYIEDTFSGEEWNDRDRYSARGQLLWDVNDTSSLRVIVDYTETDERCCVPVQVFDASSAALLIGSPVGLGALNPAFANFAIGAPLQDGTPGTTPGDQEVVFSGTYPDIDNFEGSRTTSASADDSFEDGGISAEFKTSVTDDIDMTVIGAYRFFETNPYGDIDMRTADIWQGGRGQDIDETSLELRFDGTTGNADWSVGAYYFDQDIDATGRFAWGADASTYLASVGIARLAGDADIIAEGGSIADILGSGLIDIGNAAPGGAANPLNWLPTAGLEGTGSQETVGYNATSYALFGQVTFNLSDRLSWTIGGRYSDEEKDATYLTTANDPFSNRDLRQTALTGTDGLFWALRPLQVHNGSLPGAASFEDDDFSATTNLNYEVNESVSVYARFAQGYKAGGLNLNGTIGQQPGNPTPTYIGNDFESETSDSFEVGAKSFLLDNTLQLNATVFYQTTENFQTNSFDGAGFTLRNAGEIEGTGIELDYTWMPNDNWTVSGGLVLQDIEYGDFTNASSTIAQQEFAGLRARALGIVPDQDLTGETPNFVSDVTWAGSVAYRKPISAGLAFNGAVSWRYRSEFTTGQDNDPLTAQDAFTTVNATIGIGDLDDQWRLEFWGKNLTDETVINIGFDTPAQTGSMSAFVEPPRMYGATLNYSF